From the Pseudomonas sp. SORT22 genome, one window contains:
- a CDS encoding CatB-related O-acetyltransferase yields the protein MKLFDLLKQRRERKRLRSMDKLERAAEKIRLRYPRYSVGVGTYGIPEVVEFGDDTVLKIGSYTSIAAGVQILLGGEHRTDWLTTYPFPAMVDAVKDIKDYAPSKGDVVIGSDCWICTNAVILSGVTIGHGAIVAAGALVTRDVPPFAVVGGNPCKQIRWRFDEEVRNTLLEAAWWDWPMDEVKAVSRMLSSSDLDSFLAYIKARNG from the coding sequence GTGAAGTTATTCGACCTCTTGAAACAGCGGCGTGAGCGCAAACGACTGCGCTCGATGGACAAGCTTGAGCGTGCGGCAGAAAAGATCAGGCTGCGTTACCCACGTTATAGCGTCGGGGTGGGCACCTACGGGATTCCGGAAGTTGTCGAGTTCGGTGACGATACAGTGCTGAAGATCGGTTCCTACACCTCGATCGCAGCGGGCGTACAGATACTGCTCGGCGGTGAGCACCGTACCGACTGGCTGACCACTTACCCGTTCCCGGCCATGGTCGATGCCGTCAAGGACATCAAGGACTATGCGCCGAGCAAGGGCGATGTGGTGATCGGCAGCGACTGCTGGATCTGCACCAACGCGGTGATCCTCTCGGGCGTGACCATCGGCCATGGCGCGATTGTCGCCGCCGGTGCGCTGGTGACCCGCGATGTGCCGCCGTTTGCGGTGGTCGGCGGCAACCCGTGCAAGCAGATCAGGTGGCGGTTTGACGAAGAAGTGCGCAACACCTTGCTCGAAGCGGCCTGGTGGGACTGGCCCATGGATGAAGTCAAAGCTGTCTCGCGGATGCTCAGCAGCTCGGACCTTGATAGCTTTCTTGCCTACATCAAGGCCCGTAACGGCTGA
- the queC gene encoding 7-cyano-7-deazaguanine synthase QueC: protein MTEKRAVILLSGGLDSATVVAMAKAEGYSCYTMSFDYGQRHRAELNAAARVARDLGVVEHKVIGLSLDGIGGSALTDSSIDVPEAPSEGIPVTYVPARNTVFLSLALGWAEVLEARDIFIGVNAVDYSGYPDCRPEFVEAFERMANLATKAGVEGNGFRIQAPLQNLSKAQIVQAGMARGVDYSLTVSCYQADDQGRACGKCDSCRLRADGFKAAGVEDPTRYF from the coding sequence ATGACTGAGAAACGTGCGGTAATTCTGCTTTCCGGCGGCCTCGACTCGGCCACTGTTGTTGCCATGGCCAAGGCCGAGGGCTACAGCTGCTACACCATGAGCTTCGACTACGGCCAGCGCCACCGCGCCGAGCTCAACGCCGCAGCGCGGGTTGCCCGCGACCTGGGCGTGGTCGAACACAAGGTCATCGGCCTGAGCCTGGACGGTATTGGCGGCTCGGCCCTGACCGACAGCAGCATCGATGTACCTGAAGCGCCGAGCGAAGGCATCCCGGTCACTTACGTGCCGGCACGCAATACGGTGTTCCTGTCCCTGGCCCTGGGCTGGGCAGAGGTACTGGAAGCCCGCGATATCTTCATCGGCGTCAACGCCGTGGATTACTCCGGTTACCCGGATTGCCGTCCGGAGTTCGTTGAGGCGTTCGAGCGCATGGCCAATCTGGCTACCAAAGCCGGTGTCGAAGGCAACGGCTTTCGCATCCAGGCACCGCTGCAGAACCTCAGCAAGGCGCAGATCGTCCAGGCCGGCATGGCCCGCGGGGTGGATTACAGCCTGACCGTTTCCTGCTATCAGGCCGACGATCAAGGCCGTGCGTGCGGCAAATGTGACAGCTGCCGCCTGCGCGCCGACGGCTTTAAAGCCGCCGGTGTAGAGGACCCGACCAGATATTTTTAA
- a CDS encoding glycosyltransferase family 2 protein encodes MTQEHAQQPSQSPPLISVVAPCYNAEKYLEAALQSIFAQDYPNFEVIIVDDGSTDNSLAMLRALQDTYAFTLLTQHNQGVSATLNNGLKHARGVYVSTPDLDDIMLPHSLSVRARYLDEHPEVGCVGALIAYMDSDGAETKTQQRTEVKTFSFDQIVREAVVIGAPGALYRMQAMRAAQFYDPAIKVQDFQITLRIASKGYQIHELPVCVTRYRRHPNNLSRKFKVLLDADMLAMAPFKTHPGYQQGRTVLINKALKYAVVADKKFAWQLLRSIPLRHYNRTTFKRLKRLVLHR; translated from the coding sequence ATGACCCAAGAACACGCCCAGCAGCCTTCCCAGTCGCCGCCACTGATCTCGGTCGTCGCTCCTTGCTACAACGCCGAGAAGTACCTTGAGGCCGCGCTGCAGAGCATCTTTGCCCAGGATTACCCCAACTTCGAGGTGATCATTGTCGACGATGGCTCGACGGACAACAGCCTTGCCATGCTCCGGGCGCTGCAGGACACCTACGCTTTCACCCTGCTGACCCAGCACAATCAGGGCGTCAGTGCCACGCTGAACAATGGCCTCAAGCATGCCCGGGGCGTGTATGTGTCCACTCCGGACCTGGACGACATCATGCTCCCGCATTCGCTCAGCGTCAGGGCCAGGTACCTGGACGAGCACCCCGAGGTCGGCTGCGTCGGCGCCCTGATCGCCTACATGGACAGCGATGGCGCCGAAACCAAGACCCAGCAGCGCACCGAGGTAAAGACCTTCAGCTTCGACCAGATCGTCCGCGAGGCAGTGGTCATCGGTGCGCCGGGCGCGTTGTACCGCATGCAGGCGATGCGCGCGGCGCAGTTCTACGACCCGGCGATCAAGGTCCAGGATTTCCAGATCACCCTCAGGATCGCCAGCAAGGGCTACCAGATTCACGAGTTGCCGGTGTGCGTGACGCGCTATCGCCGCCACCCCAACAACCTGTCGAGAAAGTTCAAGGTCCTGCTGGATGCCGATATGCTGGCGATGGCGCCCTTCAAAACGCATCCCGGGTATCAGCAGGGCAGGACGGTGCTGATCAACAAGGCATTGAAGTATGCGGTGGTCGCCGACAAGAAATTTGCCTGGCAACTGTTGCGCTCGATCCCGCTACGCCATTACAACCGCACCACATTCAAACGCCTGAAGCGCCTCGTACTGCACCGTTGA
- the queE gene encoding 7-carboxy-7-deazaguanine synthase QueE → MQDTLRITEVFYSLQGETRTAGLPTVFVRLTGCPLRCQYCDSEYAFSGGSIRTLDSILDQVAGFKPRYVCVTGGEPLAQPNAIPLLKQLCDAGYEVSLETSGALDISRVDTRVSRVVDLKTPGSEEVHRNRYENIELLTPNDQVKFVICSREDYDWAVSKLIQYGLEKRAGDVLFSPSHHQVSATDLADWIVADNLPVRFQMQLHKLLWNDEPGR, encoded by the coding sequence ATGCAAGACACATTACGCATTACCGAAGTTTTTTACTCTTTGCAGGGTGAAACGCGTACCGCTGGGCTGCCCACGGTATTCGTCCGCCTCACCGGCTGCCCGCTGCGTTGCCAGTATTGCGACAGCGAGTACGCATTCAGTGGCGGCAGCATCCGCACCCTCGACTCGATCCTCGACCAGGTCGCCGGCTTCAAGCCGCGCTATGTCTGCGTCACCGGCGGCGAGCCGCTGGCCCAGCCCAATGCCATCCCTTTGCTCAAGCAGCTGTGCGACGCCGGTTACGAGGTTTCGCTGGAGACCAGTGGCGCCCTGGATATTTCCAGGGTCGACACTCGGGTCAGTCGCGTGGTCGACCTGAAAACCCCAGGCTCCGAGGAAGTTCACCGCAACCGTTACGAGAATATCGAGCTGCTGACCCCGAATGACCAGGTCAAGTTCGTTATCTGTTCCCGTGAAGACTACGATTGGGCGGTGTCCAAGCTCATTCAATATGGCCTGGAAAAACGCGCTGGCGACGTACTCTTCTCGCCCAGCCACCACCAGGTGAGTGCCACCGACCTGGCCGACTGGATCGTGGCCGATAATTTGCCGGTTCGTTTCCAGATGCAGCTGCACAAACTGCTGTGGAACGACGAACCGGGACGCTGA
- a CDS encoding DMT family transporter yields the protein MPSQFCTYLKLALVAMIWGGTFVAGRAVASAVDPLLLGSLRFALASLVLAIILRVSKKGFVRVSKTQAVQVAGLGFAGIYAYTLFFFHGLQYTDASRASLIVASNPAVMAIMAYLCFRQRLGRTQLLGVALCLLGAGWVVLARAPAAIGQGSWLGDGLIFGCVLSWVIFSVCCSGLVKQLGALHTVTYAVFAGAAMLSVHALLNGSLSISALHALSAPELLSLGYLGALGSALAYVLYYDAIARIGATRAGSFIALNPLTAVVAGALLLGEQLSGAMLAGGTLLISGILLVNRVPARLSCPAASAGSPCRSGREPG from the coding sequence ATGCCGTCTCAGTTTTGCACCTACCTGAAACTTGCGCTGGTCGCGATGATCTGGGGCGGCACCTTCGTTGCCGGTCGCGCCGTGGCCAGCGCTGTCGATCCGCTGCTGCTCGGCAGCCTGCGCTTTGCCCTGGCCAGCCTGGTGCTGGCGATCATCCTGCGGGTGTCGAAAAAGGGTTTTGTCCGGGTGAGCAAGACCCAGGCCGTGCAAGTCGCCGGCCTGGGGTTTGCCGGCATCTATGCCTATACGCTGTTCTTCTTCCATGGCCTGCAATACACCGATGCCTCCCGGGCTTCGCTGATCGTGGCGAGCAACCCTGCGGTCATGGCGATCATGGCCTACCTGTGTTTCAGGCAGCGCCTGGGCCGCACACAGTTGCTCGGCGTCGCCCTGTGCCTGCTGGGCGCGGGCTGGGTGGTGCTGGCCCGGGCGCCCGCAGCGATTGGCCAGGGCAGCTGGCTCGGCGATGGCTTGATCTTCGGCTGCGTGCTGAGCTGGGTGATCTTCAGTGTCTGCTGCAGCGGCCTGGTGAAACAGCTCGGCGCGCTGCACACGGTGACCTATGCGGTGTTCGCCGGGGCAGCGATGCTCAGCGTCCACGCCCTGCTCAATGGCAGCCTGAGCATCAGCGCATTGCACGCACTGTCGGCGCCCGAGTTGCTCAGCCTGGGGTACCTGGGGGCACTGGGTTCGGCGCTGGCGTACGTGCTGTATTACGACGCCATCGCCAGGATCGGCGCCACCCGGGCCGGCAGTTTCATTGCCCTCAACCCGCTGACCGCCGTGGTCGCTGGCGCCCTGCTGCTGGGCGAGCAACTGAGCGGCGCCATGCTGGCCGGTGGCACGCTGCTGATCAGCGGCATACTGCTGGTCAACCGCGTGCCGGCACGGCTCAGTTGTCCTGCGGCCAGTGCAGGTTCACCGTGCCGGTCTGGCCGGGAACCAGGTTGA
- the ybgF gene encoding tol-pal system protein YbgF has protein sequence MRTCRRAVTVLALTLPLMAWAEVPVVDDNAGYSGASSYPPAGYGTNGAYAGGGVTAPASAQGQLFMQLQQMQEQIARQQGVIEELQNDVSRMKQESLERYQDLDRRIGSGVAPATTPPNSPAGGEAAGAAAGAATGAATGQQPAASSEPGDPAKEKLYYDAAFDLIKAKDFDKASQAFNAFLRKYPNSQYAGNAQYWLGEVNLAKGDLQAAGQAFAKVSQLYPKHNKVPDSLYKLADVERRLGHTDRVKGILQQVVTQYPGTSAAQLAQRDLQKL, from the coding sequence ATGCGAACGTGCCGTCGTGCTGTAACCGTCCTGGCTCTCACCCTGCCTCTCATGGCCTGGGCTGAGGTTCCTGTTGTTGATGACAACGCAGGCTATAGCGGCGCAAGCAGCTATCCGCCTGCGGGTTATGGTACGAACGGCGCCTATGCCGGGGGAGGGGTTACGGCCCCTGCCTCGGCACAGGGCCAGCTGTTCATGCAACTGCAGCAAATGCAGGAGCAGATAGCGCGTCAACAAGGCGTCATTGAAGAGCTGCAAAATGACGTGTCACGCATGAAACAGGAGAGCCTGGAGCGTTACCAGGACCTGGATCGGCGTATCGGAAGCGGTGTTGCACCTGCCACCACTCCGCCCAATTCCCCAGCTGGTGGCGAAGCCGCCGGTGCTGCTGCAGGCGCTGCCACCGGTGCTGCCACCGGCCAGCAGCCTGCCGCCAGCAGCGAACCTGGCGATCCGGCGAAAGAGAAGCTCTATTACGACGCTGCTTTCGACCTGATCAAAGCCAAGGATTTCGACAAGGCCAGCCAGGCGTTCAACGCCTTCCTGCGCAAGTACCCGAACAGCCAGTATGCCGGCAACGCCCAGTACTGGCTCGGTGAAGTAAACCTGGCCAAAGGTGACCTGCAAGCGGCAGGGCAAGCCTTTGCCAAAGTGAGCCAGCTGTATCCCAAGCACAACAAGGTGCCGGATTCGCTGTACAAGCTCGCCGACGTGGAACGCCGCCTGGGTCACACCGACCGGGTCAAGGGCATTCTCCAGCAGGTGGTTACCCAGTACCCGGGTACCTCGGCCGCACAACTGGCCCAGCGCGATTTGCAAAAGCTCTGA
- a CDS encoding LysR substrate-binding domain-containing protein produces MTLTQLEIFAVVAARKGFTLAAAQLKISQSGVSHAIRALEQELGVALFERQQGQIELSDIGSRLLPRAQAMLGLAETLRQEAHDARGMKQGTLRIGSFGPTASVRLLPAILAAYRQAYPGIEVHVDEGPDRQVLHWLQERRIDVGFVVLPEEQFDSYPLLEDQMVTLLPADHALAQLASVTLKQLCLDPFVLTEAGSAEIVSRLFLAARLQPRIRYRTSQLLSTLEMVARGDGVSIVAQSSLPLPTSLAYVQRPLDPPVKRMVGLAVVDERIISPATRAFIELARTLPRNAAD; encoded by the coding sequence ATGACTTTGACCCAGCTGGAAATCTTCGCCGTGGTCGCTGCGCGCAAGGGCTTCACCCTTGCCGCGGCGCAACTGAAAATCTCCCAATCAGGGGTGTCTCACGCCATCCGCGCCCTGGAGCAAGAGCTTGGCGTGGCCCTGTTCGAGCGCCAGCAGGGGCAGATCGAGCTGAGCGATATTGGCAGCCGCCTGCTGCCGCGGGCCCAGGCCATGCTCGGCCTGGCCGAAACCCTGCGCCAGGAAGCCCACGATGCCCGTGGCATGAAGCAGGGTACGCTGCGCATCGGCTCGTTCGGGCCGACAGCGTCGGTGCGCTTGCTGCCGGCGATTCTCGCTGCCTACCGCCAGGCGTACCCCGGTATCGAGGTGCATGTCGACGAAGGTCCGGACCGCCAGGTGCTGCACTGGCTGCAGGAGCGGCGCATCGATGTCGGTTTCGTGGTGCTGCCTGAAGAGCAGTTCGACAGCTACCCGCTGCTGGAGGACCAGATGGTTACGCTGCTGCCCGCCGACCATGCGCTGGCGCAGCTCGCTTCAGTGACGCTCAAGCAACTGTGCCTGGACCCCTTCGTATTGACCGAGGCCGGTTCAGCCGAGATCGTCTCGCGGCTGTTTCTTGCCGCCAGGCTGCAACCCCGGATTCGCTACCGCACCTCGCAACTGCTCAGCACCCTGGAGATGGTTGCCCGTGGTGACGGTGTGAGCATCGTCGCGCAATCGTCCTTGCCGTTGCCCACGAGCCTGGCTTATGTGCAGCGCCCGCTCGATCCGCCGGTCAAGCGGATGGTGGGGCTGGCGGTGGTCGATGAGCGCATCATCTCGCCCGCGACCCGGGCTTTTATCGAACTTGCACGGACATTGCCGCGTAACGCTGCGGACTGA
- a CDS encoding ankyrin repeat domain-containing protein — MELSPAEHQLLQDHQLALFEGCVIFDTQPAIDAATLARIEAQLSGPLPAGLLQLWQTCLGGRVGYDLEVVYDGHRHPFSFSELFYPDSDGYRDLWGWIEHEQEQAEEAAREHGRPWNGKLDYLPFGGFEYLERLYVCVTPGPNHGAVIAWSRGLPPAWAGSLHQDSLARIADDIAGLFHLLAYEQDPFDPQAEYSSASELLEALDELEAAGESGVTLKARLETLLRERVLDWRPALADGSLAGQPRLRQLALLDAASHGDIERLAALRKAGCDLREVLRGHGASLECCLQHGHLEAASWLLDQGMPVQADTLLVGAAQVTPALAKRLLGLGAISEPSAVLSAIAQDHLDSAEIMARPLLEASPDSASALQKALLERAEQQRRDAKRIKAGTLYSNLGAADYLAEAERIDALRQRLFN; from the coding sequence ATGGAACTCTCCCCCGCCGAACATCAGCTGTTGCAGGACCACCAACTGGCCCTGTTCGAAGGCTGCGTGATCTTCGATACTCAACCTGCAATCGACGCCGCCACCCTGGCGCGGATCGAAGCCCAACTGAGCGGCCCGCTACCTGCAGGGCTGTTGCAGCTGTGGCAGACCTGCCTGGGCGGTCGCGTCGGCTATGACCTGGAAGTGGTTTACGACGGCCACCGCCACCCGTTCTCCTTCAGCGAGCTGTTCTACCCGGATAGTGACGGCTACCGCGACCTCTGGGGCTGGATCGAGCACGAACAGGAGCAAGCCGAAGAAGCCGCCCGGGAACACGGCCGCCCCTGGAACGGCAAGCTCGACTACCTGCCGTTCGGCGGATTCGAATATCTGGAGCGCTTGTACGTGTGCGTCACCCCGGGCCCCAACCATGGCGCGGTGATCGCCTGGAGCCGCGGGCTGCCGCCAGCCTGGGCCGGCAGCCTGCACCAGGACAGCCTGGCACGCATCGCCGACGACATCGCCGGGCTGTTCCACCTGCTGGCCTATGAACAAGACCCGTTCGACCCGCAGGCCGAGTACAGCAGCGCCAGCGAACTGCTCGAAGCGCTGGATGAACTGGAAGCAGCCGGTGAGTCGGGCGTGACGCTCAAGGCGCGGCTTGAGACCTTGCTACGCGAACGAGTACTGGACTGGCGCCCGGCACTGGCTGACGGCAGCCTCGCCGGACAACCACGCCTGCGCCAACTGGCGCTGCTCGATGCGGCCAGCCATGGCGATATCGAGCGCCTGGCAGCCCTGCGCAAGGCCGGCTGCGACCTGAGAGAAGTGCTGCGCGGACACGGCGCCAGCCTGGAATGCTGCCTGCAGCACGGCCACCTGGAAGCTGCCAGCTGGTTGCTCGACCAGGGCATGCCGGTGCAAGCCGACACGCTGCTGGTAGGCGCTGCGCAGGTAACGCCGGCGCTGGCCAAGCGCTTGCTGGGCCTGGGGGCGATTAGTGAACCCAGTGCGGTGCTCAGCGCCATCGCCCAGGACCACCTGGACAGCGCCGAGATCATGGCCCGGCCACTGCTTGAAGCCTCGCCGGACAGTGCCAGTGCCTTGCAAAAGGCGTTGCTCGAACGCGCCGAGCAGCAGCGGCGCGATGCCAAGCGGATCAAGGCCGGCACGTTGTACAGCAACCTCGGTGCCGCCGACTATCTGGCCGAGGCCGAACGCATCGACGCGCTGCGCCAGCGCCTGTTCAACTGA
- a CDS encoding TonB-dependent siderophore receptor: protein MSCQLARGRSSHSFMASALGLAVASTSSYSLAEKASSPPMELGNINIDAKASSDYKTERSASGKYTTTLLDTPQTITVVPSQVIKEQQALSLRQVLSNVSGITFNAGEGGGGSGDSINIRGFSANSNIQIDGLRDSAQTNRTDTFNVEQVEVIKGPNSVFGGAGTTGGSINIISKQPQDQAFTRLGGSVGTDSYHRMTLDSNQPLEGVGHDSAFRINLMGHQNDVAGREQIDRERWGLAPSLRLGLSESTRLTLSAFHQVDDNLPDYGVPALDGKRLAGVSREDYFGWKNLDKEEIEQSSFTANFEHDFNDNLRLQNLTRYSHIARDTTVSASHVNTTGLPPGRYRPAGPQGYGRDATTEMWINQTNLISNFKLLGMRHDLVTGMEVSRETMDLKTYGYGLSNALYPANGYDLSNPPGHWSGPANKATSSYTDTELTNQALYIFDTIALHEQWDLNLGLRYDKFKGQAQGYDAGHVRTSDFDSTDEKLSGRAGLVYKPTENGRIYLAWGNSFNPSAESLASTGGGLSAATENLAPEKNETWELGTKWELLDKRLELDAALFRVEKTNARETMADGSTQLAGKQRVQGVEVGVTGHITEQWDVFANYTFLDSETLKAANTAAGIAREGQALGNTPPRSLNLWTTYQLPAGWTLGYGARYVSERNVTSSTSAKLDAYWLHNAMVAYRVNEDLDLQLNVNNLFDKDYVERVRQQNGTDARSSAIEYGDARSAILSATYAF from the coding sequence ATGTCTTGCCAACTTGCTCGTGGTCGTTCATCGCATTCCTTCATGGCTTCAGCGCTGGGCCTTGCCGTCGCTTCAACATCAAGCTATTCGCTCGCCGAGAAGGCGTCCAGCCCGCCTATGGAGCTGGGCAATATCAACATCGATGCCAAGGCCAGCAGCGACTACAAGACTGAACGCTCGGCGTCGGGCAAGTACACCACCACCCTGCTCGACACCCCGCAGACCATCACCGTGGTGCCCTCCCAGGTAATCAAGGAGCAGCAGGCCCTGAGCCTGCGCCAGGTACTGTCCAACGTCTCCGGCATCACCTTCAACGCCGGCGAAGGCGGTGGCGGCTCGGGCGACAGCATCAACATCCGCGGCTTCTCGGCCAACAGCAATATCCAGATCGACGGCTTGCGCGACAGCGCCCAGACCAACCGCACCGACACCTTCAATGTCGAGCAGGTCGAAGTCATCAAAGGCCCCAACTCTGTGTTCGGCGGTGCCGGCACCACCGGCGGCAGCATCAACATCATCAGCAAGCAGCCCCAGGACCAGGCCTTCACCCGCCTGGGCGGCAGTGTCGGCACCGACAGCTACCACCGCATGACCCTGGACAGCAACCAGCCGCTGGAGGGCGTAGGGCATGACAGCGCGTTTCGCATCAACCTCATGGGCCACCAGAACGATGTGGCCGGCCGCGAACAGATCGACCGTGAACGCTGGGGGCTCGCCCCATCGCTGCGCCTGGGCCTGAGCGAATCCACGCGCCTGACCCTGAGCGCCTTCCACCAGGTCGATGACAACCTGCCCGACTACGGCGTACCGGCCCTGGACGGCAAACGCCTGGCCGGCGTCAGCCGCGAAGACTACTTCGGCTGGAAGAACCTCGACAAGGAAGAGATCGAGCAAAGCTCGTTCACCGCCAACTTCGAACACGACTTCAACGACAACCTGCGCCTGCAAAACCTTACGCGCTACAGCCACATTGCCCGCGATACCACGGTTTCGGCTTCGCACGTCAACACCACCGGCCTGCCGCCTGGCCGCTATCGCCCCGCCGGCCCCCAGGGCTACGGGCGCGATGCGACCACCGAAATGTGGATCAACCAGACCAATCTGATCAGCAACTTCAAGCTGCTGGGCATGCGCCATGACCTGGTCACCGGCATGGAAGTGTCACGCGAAACCATGGACCTGAAGACCTACGGCTACGGCTTGAGCAACGCCCTGTATCCCGCTAATGGTTATGATCTGAGCAACCCGCCGGGGCACTGGTCGGGGCCGGCCAACAAGGCCACCAGCAGCTACACCGACACCGAGCTGACCAACCAGGCGCTGTACATCTTCGACACCATTGCCCTGCATGAGCAATGGGACCTGAACCTGGGCCTGCGCTACGACAAGTTCAAAGGTCAGGCCCAAGGCTACGACGCCGGGCATGTACGCACCTCCGACTTCGACTCCACCGACGAGAAACTCAGTGGCCGTGCCGGGCTGGTCTACAAACCGACTGAGAACGGGCGTATCTACCTGGCCTGGGGCAACTCCTTCAACCCTTCGGCAGAGAGCCTGGCCTCCACCGGCGGCGGCCTGAGCGCGGCCACCGAAAACCTCGCCCCGGAAAAGAACGAAACCTGGGAACTGGGGACCAAATGGGAGCTGCTCGACAAGCGCCTGGAACTGGACGCGGCGCTGTTTCGGGTAGAAAAGACCAACGCCCGCGAAACCATGGCCGACGGCTCCACCCAACTGGCCGGCAAGCAGCGTGTACAGGGCGTCGAAGTCGGGGTCACCGGGCATATCACCGAGCAGTGGGATGTGTTCGCCAACTACACCTTCCTCGACAGTGAAACCCTCAAGGCCGCCAACACTGCAGCCGGTATCGCCCGTGAAGGCCAGGCCCTGGGCAACACCCCGCCGCGCTCGCTGAACCTGTGGACCACTTACCAGCTGCCGGCCGGCTGGACCCTGGGCTATGGCGCGCGTTATGTCAGCGAACGCAACGTCACCTCCAGCACCAGCGCCAAGCTTGACGCCTACTGGCTGCACAACGCCATGGTGGCGTACCGGGTCAACGAAGACCTCGACCTGCAGCTGAACGTCAACAACCTGTTCGACAAGGATTACGTTGAGCGTGTGCGCCAGCAGAACGGCACCGATGCGCGTTCTTCGGCCATAGAGTACGGCGATGCGCGTTCGGCGATTCTGTCGGCGACCTACGCGTTCTGA